In the genome of Rhizobium binae, the window ATACCGGCCCGTTCTCCTTCGAGCCCTTTGCAGCCGAGGTGCATGCGGTCAAGAACCCGGCCGGCGTACTTCGGACCAGCATGGAGTATTTGACCGCACGGGTCTGAAACAAAATCTCCTCCGTCATGCTCGGCCTTGTGCCGAGCATCTGCCCACTGCAATTGCTTGACAGAAAAACTTTTGTTTTCAGATGCCTAATTGGAGGTGCGCAGATCCTCGGCACAAGGCCAAGGATGACGTCGCGGGTTTGTCGCTGCCCGTGGCGAGCAAGATCGCCTGTTGTTGATCTCCGAGAGGCCGCGCCACCAGCGCGGCCTATCTTCGACCTTATTCCCTGCCCCTGAACCGGCGCTGATAGGCCGGATCATAGAGCGAACTTTCGCGGAAATCTTCTGCTGCAAGCGACGGGCCGACGAAGATGATCGCGGTGCGTTCGATCGGTTCGGCCGCAACCTTTGCCTCGATATCGGCAAGCGTGCCGGAGAGGACGCGCTCGTCCGGCCAGGAGGCCTTGACGACGATGGCGACCGGGCAGTCGGCGCCGTAAAGCGGCGTCAATTCTTCCACCACCTGCTTCAGCGCGTGGATCGCCAGATGGATGGCCAGCGTGGCGCCGGTGGCACCGAATTTCGCCAGCGTCTCGTCGTTCGGCATCGGTGAGGCGCGGCCGGAAACGCGGGTCAGCACCAGACTCTGCGCCACGGCGGGGATCGTCAGTTCGCGCCCAAGCGTCGATGCTGCGGCGGCAAAGGCCGGAACGCCCGGCGTCATCGTATAGTCGATGCCGTGTTTTTGCAGCCGGCGTACCTGTTCGGCCACCGCACTCCAGACCGAGAGATCGCCGGAATGCAGCCGGGCGACATCCTGGCCGGCCGCGGCAGCGCTGAGATATTCCGCCTCGATCTCGTCGAGCGACATCGGCGCCGTGTCGACGATACGCGCATCCGCCGGGCAGTATTGCAGCAATTCCGGCGAGACGATCGAGCCGGCATAGAGGCAGACCGGGCATTGGCCGATGAGATCGCGGCCGCGCACCGTGATCAGATCCGCTGCCCCCGGCCCCGCGCCGATGAAATGCACCTTCATGCCGTTATCCTTTCGTCCAGCGCCACTGCGTTACTGGCATCGCCGGCCGCCAGCCGTTCATGCCGCCCACAGGGCCCGCGCGCGATATTTCGATCCGTGTCAGCGTGCCGCCGTGTTTGGCGTGTTCGGAGAGCAGCACGGCTTCCATCTCCAGCGTCACGGCGTTGGCGACCAGCCGCCCTCCCCGCTTCAGCGCGGCAATCGCGGCATCGATGACGCCGGGCTCGCTGCCGCCGCCGCCGAGGAAGATCGTGTCGGGTTGCGGCAAGCCCGCCAGGGCGGCGGGTGCTGCGCCTTCGACGACGGCAAGATGCGGCACGCCGAAGGCCGACGCGTTGCGGGCGACGCGTGCGGCCCGCTCCGGTGACTGCTCGATGGCGATCGCTTTCAGGCTGGGGTCGGCCAGCATCCATTCGATGCCGATCGATCCCGAGCCGGCGCCGATATCCCAGAGCAGTTGACCATGGCGCGGCGCGAGCGCCGACAGCGTCATCGCCCGGATTTCGCGTTTGGTGATCTGCCCGTCATGCTCGAATAGTTCGTCCTCCAGCCCCGCGCTGAAAGGCAGGATGCGAGCCCCCTCCCCTGCCGCGACATCGACGGCGCAGACATTCAGAGGATCGATGTCCGCGAGATCGAAATCCGCCGCCACAACCCGTCTTTGCCGTTCCCGGGCGCCGCCGAGCGCCTCGAGCACGGTAAGCTGCGACTGACCGAAGCCGGCGGCGGCAAGCAGGGCGGCCAGTTCGCCCGGCCCCTTCTCGTCCGAGGTCAAGGCGATGATGCGCCGCCCGGGATGCAGATGCGGCCGGATCAGGTCGATCGGTCTGCCATGCAGCGAAATCGTTGCGACATCCTGCAGCGGCCAGCCAAGGCGCGAGGCGGCAAGGCTGAAGGCCGAGGGCGCTGGAATGGTGCGCATCTCTGCCGCCGCCAGATGGCGGGAAAGCGTGGCGCCGACGCCGTAGAGAAACGGGTCGCCGGAGGCGAGCACGACGACGGGCGTGCCGCGCCTTTGAAGGACGGCATCGATCGAGCGCTCGAACGGACTCTGCCAGGAAAGCTTTTCGCCTGATATCAGCGACGCCGCGAGCGCGTGATGCCGCGCTCCGCCGAACACCGCAGGCGCGGTGGCGATCAGCCGCCTCGCCTCTTCGCCGAGCCCTGCTGGACCATCTTCGCCGATGCCGATAATAGTCAGCCAGCACGGGCCGTCGGCAGGAGAGACATCAGACATGGGAAGACCTCGCATTCTGATCCTCGGGGGCACCGGCGAAGCGCGGCTGCTCGCCGAAGCGCTCGCGGCACGGGGAGATGGCGATGTGCTTCTGTCTCTGGCCGGACGCACGGAGAAACCGGCCGCGCAGCCGGTTCCGGTTCGCATCGGTGGTTTTGGCGGTGCGGCGGCGCTTGCCGATTTCCTGAAGGCCGGCGGATATGATCTGCTGATCGACGCCACGCACCCCTTCGCCGAGCGCATTTCCGCCAATGCCGCCTTTGCGGCCGAGACCACCGCTATTGCTGCGATCGCTCTGCGCCGCCCCGAATGGCAGCGGCTGCCCGGCGATCGCTGGCGGGACGTACGAAGCATTCCGGCTGCCATCGCAGCGCTCGGCCCCTCCCCTCGCCATGTCTTTTTGGCGACTGGCCGGCAGGGCGCGCATCATGCGGAAGCGGCGCCGCAGCATCGCTATCTCATCCGCAGCGTCGAGCCCGTCGAACCGCCGCCGGCGCTTGATCATGTCGACTATTTGATTGATCGCGGCCCGTTCACGCTGGAAGGCGAAAGCGCTTTGCTGAAGCAGCACGCCATCGACGTTATCATTGCCAAGAACAGCGGCGGCGCCGTCACCTATGCGAAGATCGAGGCAGCCCGACTGCTCGGCATCGAGGTGATGATGGTCACGCGCGCTGAGGCGTCCGCGGTCAAGACGGTCGAAACGGTCGAGGCGGCACTGGCGGCGATCGATCACCTTCTCCCCTCCGCCATGAAACGCGGGGTATAGACGAGGTCCGGCCGGCCGGGCCGCGTGACGATCCGCGTTTCGGCCGAGCCGATGATGATGCAGGTCGCCATATCGGCGATCGAAGCATCGGCCTGGGATAGCGGCTGTACGGCGATACGTTCGTCAGGCCGTCCGGCCGCACGCCCGAAAATAACCGGCGTCGTTGCAGGCAGATGCTTCCGCAACAGCTTGAAGGCCTCGCCGAGTTGCCAGGGCCGGGCCTGGCTGATCGGATTATAAAGGGCGACAACGAACCCGGCCTTGGCCGCCAATTCAAGACGGTTTTCTATTACATTCCAGGGCTTTAGATTGTCGGAGAGCGATATGGCGCAAAAATCGTGGCCGAGCGGCGCTCCCGCCCTTGCCGCCACTGCCAGCATGGCGGTGACGCCGGGCAGGATGGTGAGATCGACGGCGCGCCAGGCGGCCGGTCCGTTCTCGATCGCCTCGCAGACGGCCGCAGCCATGGCGAAGACACCGGGATCGCCGCCGGAGACGACGCAGACCTGGGCACCATCCGCCGCCATCGAAAGTGCCGCCCCTGCCCTGTCGAGCTCCTCGCGGTTGTCCGAGACATGCCGCAGCTGATCATCTCGCAGTTGCAGCCTGTCGAGATAGGGTCCATACCCGAAGAAATCGGTCGCGGCCTCGACAGCAGCCAATGCCTCCGGCGTCATCTGCTCGGGATTGCCGGGACCGGTGCCGATCACGAAAAGCGCGCCGCTCATCGGCTACCCTCCCAGCCGGGAACCAGCACGAGCGAAAAATACGGCGCCTCGCCGTCAGCTCTGTCGGCAAGCTTTTCCATGGCCGCATTCGCCATGGTGCCGCGTTCGACATAGACGGCTTGCGCAAGCCGGCCGGAAGCTTCCAACGCCCGGCGGATCTTCGGCAGATTGCGGCCGACCTTCATGATGACGGCCGCTTGCGTATCGGTGAGGCGACGCGTCAGCTCCGTCTCGGCCATCGTACCGGGCAGTACGGATAGCACGTCGTCCCCTTGCACGATCGGCATGCCGGCTACGGACCAGCAGCCGGACATGGCGCTGATGCCGGGGATCACTTCCGTTGGGTAGCGCTGGGAAAGTCTGACATGCAGGTGCATATAGGAGCCGTAGAACAGCGGGTCGCCTTCGCTGAGCACGGCGACGGTCCGCCTGGCATCGAGATGGCCGGCGATTGCCGCCGCAGACCGGTCATAGAATTGGGTGATCAGGCTCTGGTACCGTTCGTCGTTCTTGTCGATCTCGGTCGTCACGGGATAATAGAGCGGCAGCAGCGTCACGCCGGATTTCAGCAGCGGCTCGACGATCGCCTTGCCGTTGCCGCCCCTGCCCTCTTTGGCGAAGTATGCAATGACGTCGGCGCCTTCGATGGCGCGGACGGCTTTGAGGGTCAGAAGCTCCGGGTCGCCGGGACCCGTGCCGACGCCGATCAGACGACCATGTTCCGTCATAGGCCCGGCCTCGCCAGTGCGTTGAGCGCTGCGGCCGTCATGGCGCTGCCGCCGAGCCGGCCGCGTACGATGGCAAAGGGGACGCCATAGGAATTCTCCGCCAGCGCATCCTTCGATTCCGCCGCGCCGACAAAACCAACCGGCATGCCGAGGATCGCTGCCGGCTTCGGCGCTCCGTCGCGCAGGAGCTCGAGCAGGTGGAACAGCGCGGTCGGCGCATTGCCGATCGCGACTACGCTTCCGCCGAGCCGCTCGAGCCACAGATGCATGGCGGCGGCCGAGCGCGTATTGCCGATCTCGCGCGCCAGCTCCGGTGTGGCGGGATCACGCAGCGTGCAGATCACCTCGTTCAGCGCCGGCAGCCGCGCCCGGGTGACACCGTGGGAGACCATTTCTGCGTCGCAG includes:
- a CDS encoding precorrin-3B C(17)-methyltransferase, whose product is MSGALFVIGTGPGNPEQMTPEALAAVEAATDFFGYGPYLDRLQLRDDQLRHVSDNREELDRAGAALSMAADGAQVCVVSGGDPGVFAMAAAVCEAIENGPAAWRAVDLTILPGVTAMLAVAARAGAPLGHDFCAISLSDNLKPWNVIENRLELAAKAGFVVALYNPISQARPWQLGEAFKLLRKHLPATTPVIFGRAAGRPDERIAVQPLSQADASIADMATCIIIGSAETRIVTRPGRPDLVYTPRFMAEGRR
- a CDS encoding precorrin-8X methylmutase; its protein translation is MPDYDYIRSGDAIYERSFAIIRAEADLSRFTEDQADIAVRMIHACGLVEAAEHFVFSVDFVGAAREALKAGAPIFCDAEMVSHGVTRARLPALNEVICTLRDPATPELAREIGNTRSAAAMHLWLERLGGSVVAIGNAPTALFHLLELLRDGAPKPAAILGMPVGFVGAAESKDALAENSYGVPFAIVRGRLGGSAMTAAALNALARPGL
- a CDS encoding precorrin-2 C(20)-methyltransferase gives rise to the protein MTEHGRLIGVGTGPGDPELLTLKAVRAIEGADVIAYFAKEGRGGNGKAIVEPLLKSGVTLLPLYYPVTTEIDKNDERYQSLITQFYDRSAAAIAGHLDARRTVAVLSEGDPLFYGSYMHLHVRLSQRYPTEVIPGISAMSGCWSVAGMPIVQGDDVLSVLPGTMAETELTRRLTDTQAAVIMKVGRNLPKIRRALEASGRLAQAVYVERGTMANAAMEKLADRADGEAPYFSLVLVPGWEGSR
- a CDS encoding cobalt-precorrin-6A reductase, coding for MGRPRILILGGTGEARLLAEALAARGDGDVLLSLAGRTEKPAAQPVPVRIGGFGGAAALADFLKAGGYDLLIDATHPFAERISANAAFAAETTAIAAIALRRPEWQRLPGDRWRDVRSIPAAIAALGPSPRHVFLATGRQGAHHAEAAPQHRYLIRSVEPVEPPPALDHVDYLIDRGPFTLEGESALLKQHAIDVIIAKNSGGAVTYAKIEAARLLGIEVMMVTRAEASAVKTVETVEAALAAIDHLLPSAMKRGV
- the cobM gene encoding precorrin-4 C(11)-methyltransferase; the encoded protein is MKVHFIGAGPGAADLITVRGRDLIGQCPVCLYAGSIVSPELLQYCPADARIVDTAPMSLDEIEAEYLSAAAAGQDVARLHSGDLSVWSAVAEQVRRLQKHGIDYTMTPGVPAFAAAASTLGRELTIPAVAQSLVLTRVSGRASPMPNDETLAKFGATGATLAIHLAIHALKQVVEELTPLYGADCPVAIVVKASWPDERVLSGTLADIEAKVAAEPIERTAIIFVGPSLAAEDFRESSLYDPAYQRRFRGRE
- the cbiE gene encoding precorrin-6y C5,15-methyltransferase (decarboxylating) subunit CbiE, translating into MSDVSPADGPCWLTIIGIGEDGPAGLGEEARRLIATAPAVFGGARHHALAASLISGEKLSWQSPFERSIDAVLQRRGTPVVVLASGDPFLYGVGATLSRHLAAAEMRTIPAPSAFSLAASRLGWPLQDVATISLHGRPIDLIRPHLHPGRRIIALTSDEKGPGELAALLAAAGFGQSQLTVLEALGGARERQRRVVAADFDLADIDPLNVCAVDVAAGEGARILPFSAGLEDELFEHDGQITKREIRAMTLSALAPRHGQLLWDIGAGSGSIGIEWMLADPSLKAIAIEQSPERAARVARNASAFGVPHLAVVEGAAPAALAGLPQPDTIFLGGGGSEPGVIDAAIAALKRGGRLVANAVTLEMEAVLLSEHAKHGGTLTRIEISRAGPVGGMNGWRPAMPVTQWRWTKG